From the genome of Pseudomonas sp. Teo4, one region includes:
- the minE gene encoding cell division topological specificity factor MinE, translating to MNLFDFFRGRQKQTSASVAKERLQIIVAHERGQRSEPDYLPALQKELLEVIRKYVNIGNDDVHIELENQGSCSILELNITLPDR from the coding sequence ATGAACCTTTTTGACTTCTTTCGTGGCAGACAGAAACAGACCAGCGCGTCGGTAGCGAAAGAGCGTCTACAGATCATCGTGGCGCATGAGCGCGGCCAGCGCAGCGAGCCGGACTACCTGCCGGCCCTGCAGAAAGAACTGCTTGAAGTGATCCGCAAGTATGTGAACATCGGCAACGATGATGTGCACATCGAGCTGGAAAACCAGGGTAGCTGCTCGATTCTGGAACTGAACATCACCTTGCCTGACCGCTGA
- a CDS encoding RluA family pseudouridine synthase, with amino-acid sequence MPLSNIQILHEDAAILVINKPTLLLSVPGRAEDNKDCLITRLQENGYPDALIVHRLDWETSGIILLARDADSHRELSRQFHDRETEKAYTALCWGQPALDSGSIDLPLRYDPPTKPRHVVDHEQGKHALTFWRIIERCGDHCRVELTPITGRSHQLRVHMLSIGHPLLGDRLYANPEALAAHERLCLHASMLSFTHPVSGERLKFECLAPF; translated from the coding sequence ATGCCGCTGTCGAACATCCAGATCCTTCACGAAGACGCCGCCATCCTGGTGATCAACAAACCGACCTTGCTGCTGTCGGTGCCAGGCCGTGCCGAGGACAACAAGGATTGCCTGATCACCCGCCTGCAGGAAAACGGCTACCCGGACGCGCTGATCGTCCATCGCCTGGACTGGGAAACGTCAGGCATCATCCTGCTGGCCCGTGATGCCGACAGCCATCGCGAGCTGTCGCGCCAGTTCCATGACCGGGAGACCGAAAAGGCCTACACCGCACTGTGCTGGGGCCAGCCGGCGCTGGACAGCGGCAGCATCGACCTGCCGCTGCGCTACGACCCGCCCACCAAGCCAAGGCATGTGGTGGACCACGAGCAGGGCAAGCACGCCCTGACCTTCTGGCGCATCATCGAGCGTTGTGGCGACCACTGCCGGGTCGAGCTGACGCCGATCACCGGGCGCTCGCACCAGTTGCGCGTGCACATGCTGTCGATCGGCCATCCGCTGCTGGGGGACCGGCTGTATGCCAACCCTGAAGCGCTGGCGGCCCATGAGCGGTTGTGCCTGCATGCCTCGATGCTGAGCTTTACCCACCCGGTTTCCGGGGAGCGGTTGAAGTTCGAGTGCCTGGCGCCGTTCTGA
- a CDS encoding M18 family aminopeptidase, with product MRDALNTGLIEFLKASPTPFHATASLAQRLEAAGYQRLDERDSWATVPGGRYYVTRNDSSIIAIKLGKQSPLLGGIRMVGAHTDSPCLRVKPQPELQRQGFLQLGVEVYGGALLAPWFDRDLSLAGRVTFRRDGKVESQMIDFKLPIAIIPNLAIHLNRTANEGWAINPQNELPPILAQVAGDERIDFRALLTEQLAREHDLNADVVLDYELSFYDTQDAALIGLNGDFIAGARLDNLLSCYAGLQALLTADSDETCVLVCNDHEEVGSCSACGADGPMLEQTLQRLLPEGDDYVRTIQRSLMVSADNAHGVHPNYADKHDGNHGPKLNAGPVIKVNNNQRYATNSETAGFFRHLCMAEEVPVQSFVVRSDMGCGSTIGPITASHLGVRTVDIGLPTFAMHSIRELCGSHDLAHLVKVLTAFYRSRELP from the coding sequence ATGCGCGATGCACTGAATACCGGCCTGATCGAATTCCTCAAGGCCTCCCCGACGCCCTTCCACGCCACCGCCAGCCTGGCCCAGCGCCTCGAGGCTGCCGGTTACCAGCGCCTGGACGAGCGCGACAGCTGGGCCACCGTGCCTGGTGGTCGCTACTACGTAACCCGCAACGACTCCTCGATCATCGCCATCAAGCTGGGCAAGCAATCGCCGCTGCTGGGCGGTATCCGCATGGTCGGTGCCCATACCGACAGCCCCTGCCTGCGGGTCAAGCCGCAGCCCGAGCTGCAACGCCAGGGTTTCCTGCAACTGGGCGTCGAAGTGTACGGCGGCGCCCTGCTGGCCCCGTGGTTCGACCGCGACCTGTCGCTGGCCGGCCGGGTCACCTTCCGTCGTGACGGCAAGGTCGAGAGCCAGATGATCGACTTCAAGCTGCCGATCGCGATCATCCCCAACCTGGCGATCCACCTGAACCGTACCGCCAACGAAGGCTGGGCGATCAACCCGCAGAACGAACTGCCGCCGATTCTGGCGCAGGTGGCGGGCGACGAGCGCATCGACTTCCGCGCCCTGCTCACCGAACAGCTGGCCCGTGAGCACGACCTCAACGCAGACGTGGTGCTGGATTACGAACTGAGCTTCTACGACACCCAGGACGCCGCGCTGATCGGCCTGAACGGCGACTTCATCGCTGGTGCCCGCCTGGACAACCTGCTGTCGTGCTACGCCGGCCTGCAGGCGCTGCTGACCGCCGACAGTGACGAAACCTGTGTGCTGGTGTGCAACGACCATGAGGAAGTCGGTTCATGCTCGGCCTGCGGCGCCGACGGCCCGATGCTCGAGCAGACCCTGCAACGCCTGCTGCCCGAGGGCGACGACTATGTGCGCACCATCCAGCGCTCGCTGATGGTCTCGGCCGACAACGCCCACGGCGTACACCCCAACTACGCCGACAAGCACGACGGCAACCACGGCCCGAAACTCAATGCCGGGCCGGTGATCAAGGTCAACAACAACCAGCGCTACGCCACCAACAGCGAAACCGCCGGGTTCTTCCGCCACCTGTGCATGGCCGAGGAAGTGCCGGTGCAGAGCTTCGTGGTGCGCAGCGACATGGGCTGTGGCTCGACCATCGGCCCGATCACCGCCAGCCACCTGGGCGTGCGCACGGTCGACATTGGCCTGCCGACCTTCGCCATGCACTCGATCCGCGAGCTGTGCGGCAGCCATGACCTGGCGCACCTGGTGAAAGTGCTGACGGCGTTCTACCGCAGCCGCGAATTGCCTTGA
- the minD gene encoding septum site-determining protein MinD, whose translation MAKILVVTSGKGGVGKTTTSAAIGTGLALRGFKTVIVDFDVGLRNLDLIMGCERRVVYDFVNVVNGEANLQQALIKDKRLENLFVLAASQTRDKDALTQEGVEKVLMELKDTFDYVICDSPAGIEKGAHLAMYFADEAIVVTNPEVSSVRDSDRMLGILSSKSRRSENGEEPIKEHLLITRYHPERVEKGEMLSIADVEEILAIKLKGVIPESQAVLKASNQGIPVILDDQSDAGQAYSDTVDRLLGKEKPLRFIDVQKQGFFARLFGGK comes from the coding sequence TTGGCCAAGATTCTCGTGGTTACTTCCGGCAAGGGGGGGGTGGGCAAGACCACCACCAGCGCCGCCATCGGTACCGGCCTCGCTCTGCGCGGCTTCAAGACTGTCATCGTCGACTTCGACGTGGGCCTGCGTAACCTCGACCTGATCATGGGCTGCGAGCGCCGCGTGGTGTACGACTTCGTCAACGTGGTCAACGGCGAAGCCAACCTGCAGCAGGCCCTGATCAAGGACAAGCGCCTCGAGAACCTGTTCGTGCTGGCCGCCAGCCAGACCCGCGACAAAGATGCCCTGACCCAGGAAGGCGTGGAAAAGGTGCTGATGGAGCTGAAGGATACCTTCGACTACGTCATCTGCGACTCGCCGGCCGGTATCGAGAAAGGTGCCCACCTGGCGATGTACTTCGCCGACGAAGCCATCGTGGTCACCAACCCTGAGGTTTCCTCGGTGCGTGACTCCGACCGCATGCTGGGCATCCTGTCGAGCAAGTCGCGTCGCTCCGAGAACGGCGAAGAGCCGATCAAGGAACACCTGCTGATCACCCGTTACCACCCAGAGCGCGTCGAGAAGGGCGAAATGCTCAGCATCGCCGACGTCGAAGAGATCCTGGCGATCAAGCTCAAGGGTGTGATTCCCGAGTCCCAGGCCGTGCTCAAGGCTTCTAACCAAGGTATCCCGGTCATCCTCGACGACCAGAGCGATGCCGGCCAGGCGTACAGCGACACCGTCGACCGCCTGCTGGGTAAAGAGAAGCCGTTGCGCTTCATCGATGTGCAGAAGCAAGGATTCTTCGCGCGCCTGTTTGGAGGCAAATAA
- the minC gene encoding septum site-determining protein MinC, with translation MQTMSPNHTPDTASVFQLKGSMLAITVLELGRNDLEALDRQLAAKVAQAPNFFSNTPLVLALDKLPADEGAIDLPGLMRICRHHGLRTLAIRANRIEDIAAAIAIDLPVLPPSGARERPLEPEPEVKKPEPAPAPAPAPEPEVRPTRIITSPVRGGQQIYAQGGDLVVTGSVSPGAELLADGNIHVYGAMRGRALAGIKGNTKARIFCQQMTAEMVSIAGQYKVCEDLRRDPLWGSGVQVSLSGDVLNITRL, from the coding sequence ATGCAGACCATGAGCCCAAACCACACACCCGACACCGCCTCCGTGTTCCAGCTCAAGGGCAGCATGCTCGCCATCACTGTGCTGGAACTGGGGCGTAACGACCTCGAGGCCCTTGACCGCCAGCTGGCGGCGAAAGTGGCCCAGGCCCCGAATTTCTTCAGCAACACGCCGTTGGTACTGGCGCTGGACAAGCTGCCGGCCGACGAAGGGGCGATCGACCTGCCCGGGCTGATGCGCATCTGTCGCCACCATGGCCTGCGGACCCTGGCGATTCGCGCCAACCGCATCGAGGACATCGCTGCGGCGATCGCCATCGATCTGCCGGTGCTGCCGCCGTCCGGCGCCCGGGAGCGGCCGCTGGAGCCCGAGCCCGAGGTGAAGAAGCCCGAACCGGCCCCTGCTCCGGCGCCGGCCCCCGAGCCAGAGGTGCGGCCGACCCGCATCATCACCTCGCCCGTGCGTGGCGGCCAGCAGATCTACGCCCAAGGTGGCGACCTGGTGGTCACCGGCTCCGTCAGCCCGGGCGCGGAACTTCTCGCCGATGGCAACATCCATGTGTACGGCGCCATGCGCGGCCGTGCCCTGGCAGGTATCAAGGGCAACACCAAGGCGCGTATCTTCTGCCAGCAGATGACTGCCGAAATGGTCTCGATCGCCGGCCAGTACAAGGTTTGCGAAGACCTGCGCCGCGACCCGCTGTGGGGCTCGGGGGTGCAGGTCAGCCTGTCCGGCGATGTGTTGAACATCACCCGTCTTTAA